One genomic segment of Pseudomonadota bacterium includes these proteins:
- a CDS encoding sugar phosphate nucleotidyltransferase, which produces MYNIIPVILAGGEGNRLKPLSTKKKPKQFLKLSSGKNKLSLLQETAKRALQITDAKDIIVISSEAHKKIAIKQLGKIHKDLCNNVILEPCGKNTAMATSIAAIYAANNHSDPVLLIMPSDHLISDSTELIYSIKSSIAAAKRGHIVLFGINPTREDGNYGHIVQGDESLFRELFEVNGFIEKPDREKLSTLKKHDKKWWNSGMFLMSTRTFFSEMKKKNLDVLTKASNAYASLKESDYGYTINESLYSDVRSISIDKAIIEDSKKLLVKPVDIDWHDLGSWQSIWELSQKDGKGTPLENFLDKIAAAS; this is translated from the coding sequence TTGTATAATATAATACCGGTAATATTAGCAGGCGGCGAGGGCAATCGTCTAAAACCACTTAGCACAAAAAAGAAACCCAAACAATTTTTAAAACTTTCGTCCGGCAAGAATAAGTTAAGCTTATTACAGGAAACGGCTAAACGGGCTTTACAGATAACCGATGCGAAAGATATTATAGTAATTTCATCCGAAGCACACAAAAAGATAGCGATAAAACAGTTGGGCAAGATTCATAAGGACTTATGTAACAACGTTATACTTGAGCCTTGCGGGAAAAATACAGCTATGGCAACGTCAATAGCCGCCATTTATGCGGCTAACAACCATAGCGATCCGGTATTGCTGATTATGCCTTCAGACCACTTGATAAGCGATTCGACCGAATTGATATATAGCATAAAAAGTTCAATAGCCGCCGCTAAAAGAGGGCATATAGTCCTGTTCGGTATAAACCCTACAAGAGAGGATGGGAACTACGGACATATCGTACAAGGTGACGAGTCCCTGTTCAGGGAGCTTTTTGAGGTAAACGGCTTTATTGAAAAGCCTGATAGAGAAAAACTTTCAACCCTTAAAAAACATGATAAAAAATGGTGGAATAGCGGAATGTTCCTTATGTCGACAAGAACATTTTTCTCTGAAATGAAGAAGAAAAACCTCGATGTACTGACAAAAGCCAGTAATGCTTATGCAAGCCTAAAGGAATCCGATTACGGCTATACGATTAACGAAAGCCTTTATTCGGATGTAAGGTCGATTTCAATTGATAAAGCCATCATTGAAGATAGTAAAAAGCTACTGGTAAAACCTGTTGATATTGATTGGCACGACCTAGGCT